A single Roseomonas gilardii DNA region contains:
- a CDS encoding SphA family protein: MLLKDRSWRPDLCVLTIVLLGSAVQGGREAYATEGGFGHYVIGAFGAPAAGVVPPEPGVYWLNTNVYYSGSASRSLSVPIGRTLSAGLKIELFSTSFGAVYIPRLDLGPFTVGFSINIPVGFVWAEAFAGARNLRQSVSGLGDVVLTPFMLGYHNGSHFAQARLDVFAPTGEYDADDIAVVGLNYWTFTPTLAYSYIRPGLDVSVNGGIDFNTRNTKTDYTSGTVTHLDASVTLDVGGGFGLGVFGAALYQISDDRGGLANRLDGFRGRSFSVGPLARYAFQLGNAHINANLNWAPEFGVRNRPEGGAVYFRLSGVF; the protein is encoded by the coding sequence ATGCTGCTGAAAGACCGTTCCTGGCGTCCGGATCTGTGTGTCCTCACCATCGTGCTCCTCGGCTCCGCTGTTCAAGGAGGCCGTGAGGCCTATGCCACCGAGGGCGGCTTCGGTCATTATGTCATCGGCGCCTTCGGCGCGCCGGCCGCAGGCGTCGTCCCGCCGGAGCCGGGCGTCTACTGGCTCAACACCAACGTCTACTATTCCGGCTCCGCCAGCCGGTCGCTGTCGGTGCCGATCGGCCGGACCCTCTCCGCCGGGCTTAAGATCGAACTGTTCAGCACGAGCTTCGGTGCCGTCTATATCCCCAGGCTCGATCTCGGCCCGTTCACCGTTGGCTTCAGTATCAACATCCCGGTCGGCTTCGTCTGGGCCGAGGCCTTCGCGGGAGCGCGCAACCTGCGCCAGAGCGTGTCCGGCCTGGGCGATGTCGTGCTGACGCCGTTCATGCTGGGCTATCATAACGGCAGCCATTTCGCGCAGGCACGGCTCGACGTCTTCGCCCCTACGGGCGAATACGACGCGGACGACATCGCGGTGGTCGGCCTGAACTACTGGACCTTCACGCCGACGCTCGCCTACAGCTACATCCGCCCTGGCCTTGATGTTTCCGTCAACGGCGGCATCGACTTCAACACCCGCAACACCAAGACGGACTACACCAGCGGGACCGTGACACATCTCGACGCCTCCGTCACGCTGGACGTGGGGGGCGGCTTCGGCCTCGGCGTCTTCGGCGCCGCCCTGTACCAGATCAGCGACGATCGCGGCGGCCTGGCCAACCGGCTCGACGGCTTCCGCGGCCGCTCCTTCTCGGTCGGGCCGCTGGCCCGCTACGCCTTCCAGCTCGGCAATGCGCACATCAACGCGAACCTGAACTGGGCGCCGGAATTCGGCGTCCGCAACCGGCCCGAGGGTGGGGCCGTCTACTTCCGACTGTCGGGCGTGTTCTGA
- a CDS encoding tripartite tricarboxylate transporter TctB family protein, with the protein MSIRNPAEAAFGAAMLLLAIAVLASTASIPSGFSYDAVGPRLFPSIMGIGLLLASLGIIADSIGRRSRVATTPTEPSGPGVDWKPVAVISAGLLLEAALIETLGWIPLTATLFAAGAWAFGNRRLWLNLLIGFVFGGLILFAFDAGLGLDLPLGALAPLFQQG; encoded by the coding sequence ATGTCCATCAGAAATCCAGCCGAGGCCGCGTTTGGCGCAGCGATGCTTCTGCTCGCCATCGCCGTCCTGGCCAGCACCGCTTCCATCCCCTCGGGCTTCAGCTACGACGCGGTCGGGCCACGCCTGTTTCCCAGCATCATGGGGATTGGCCTGCTGCTGGCATCCCTCGGGATCATCGCGGATTCCATCGGCCGGCGCAGCCGTGTCGCGACGACACCGACGGAACCGTCCGGACCGGGGGTGGACTGGAAGCCTGTCGCGGTGATCTCCGCGGGACTGCTGCTGGAAGCGGCGCTAATCGAGACGCTCGGCTGGATCCCTTTGACCGCCACATTGTTTGCCGCTGGCGCATGGGCGTTCGGCAACCGGCGCCTGTGGCTGAACCTGCTGATCGGGTTCGTCTTCGGCGGGCTGATCCTGTTCGCCTTCGATGCGGGCCTGGGACTGGACCTGCCATTGGGCGCGCTTGCCCCGTTGTTTCAGCAGGGCTGA
- a CDS encoding isocitrate lyase/PEP mutase family protein, with protein MHLRETVVQGRMSTELRRQLREDPRPLPWISGATPHHAQLAEAAGFRLFGISGSQASAHILGMPDAGLMTLTEVAENIRRVCQAVTIPVIADCETGFGNVVNTTRAVHEFIIAGAAGFFLEDQSFPKRCGFTKGVEVIPIPEAVAKYRAACAARDRLDPDVVVIARTDSRAAVGGSVDEVLRRCEAYLQAGVDMLMVMALQSREEMRRVVEAFPGTDIYINASSVRPPLTHTEYREMGVATYNVSISKVAQIMMQRFLSDYRERGADAFNDFMADAKARPQDTFAYLELTGFPAVLELEKRFLPPDQLSKYELSLGEYDPRT; from the coding sequence ATGCATTTGCGCGAGACCGTCGTCCAGGGGCGGATGAGCACGGAACTGCGCCGCCAGCTCCGCGAGGATCCACGTCCGCTGCCATGGATCTCCGGAGCAACGCCACATCACGCGCAACTGGCCGAAGCGGCCGGGTTCCGCCTGTTCGGCATCTCCGGGTCTCAGGCGTCAGCCCATATCCTGGGGATGCCCGACGCCGGGCTGATGACCCTGACGGAGGTGGCCGAGAACATTCGCCGCGTCTGCCAAGCGGTGACCATCCCGGTCATTGCTGATTGTGAAACGGGCTTCGGCAACGTGGTCAACACCACCCGGGCGGTGCACGAGTTCATCATCGCCGGTGCCGCCGGTTTCTTCCTGGAGGATCAGTCTTTCCCGAAGCGCTGTGGCTTCACGAAGGGTGTCGAGGTCATCCCGATCCCGGAAGCCGTGGCGAAGTACCGCGCGGCCTGCGCGGCGCGGGATAGGCTGGATCCAGATGTCGTCGTGATCGCCCGCACCGATTCCCGCGCCGCGGTTGGTGGCAGCGTGGACGAGGTCCTGCGGCGCTGCGAGGCCTATCTGCAGGCCGGGGTGGATATGTTGATGGTGATGGCGCTGCAGAGTCGCGAAGAGATGCGGCGTGTGGTGGAGGCGTTCCCGGGTACCGATATCTACATCAATGCGAGCTCCGTCCGGCCGCCCCTGACGCATACGGAGTATCGAGAGATGGGCGTTGCGACCTACAACGTCTCCATTTCCAAGGTGGCGCAGATCATGATGCAGCGATTCCTGTCCGATTATCGCGAACGGGGCGCCGATGCGTTCAATGACTTCATGGCAGATGCCAAGGCCAGGCCACAGGACACCTTCGCCTATCTGGAGCTGACTGGTTTTCCGGCGGTCCTCGAACTGGAGAAGCGATTCCTGCCCCCTGACCAGCTCAGCAAGTACGAGCTTTCCCTGGGAGAGTATGATCCCAGAACCTGA
- a CDS encoding response regulator, whose amino-acid sequence MRILVADDHDVVRHGLRALIEAQPGWEVCGEATNGQDATEMAKDLTPDIAILDVFMPLLNGLEATRLIRKVSPGTEVLIFTMHESEQLIREVLAAGARGYLLKSDTGRSLVAAVEALASHRPYFNWKVNETILEGFLRATPTDGTVGTQEVLTAREREIVQLLAEGMRTREMAARLGVSVKTIETHRAAVMRKLGVHSVVDLVHYALRNKIISI is encoded by the coding sequence GTGCGTATCCTGGTGGCCGATGACCACGATGTGGTGCGGCACGGATTACGTGCATTGATCGAGGCACAACCGGGCTGGGAGGTTTGCGGCGAAGCGACGAACGGGCAGGACGCGACGGAGATGGCGAAAGATCTCACGCCTGACATCGCTATCCTTGACGTCTTCATGCCGCTGCTGAACGGACTGGAGGCAACGCGGCTGATCCGCAAGGTCTCGCCTGGCACCGAGGTTCTGATCTTCACCATGCACGAGAGCGAGCAGTTGATTCGCGAAGTTCTTGCCGCTGGTGCCAGAGGCTATTTGCTGAAATCCGACACAGGGCGCTCGCTGGTCGCTGCGGTCGAGGCCTTGGCTTCGCATCGACCCTATTTCAACTGGAAAGTCAACGAAACCATCCTGGAAGGCTTTCTCCGGGCGACGCCGACTGATGGAACAGTCGGCACACAGGAGGTGCTGACAGCCCGAGAGCGCGAGATCGTGCAGCTGCTCGCGGAGGGAATGCGGACCAGGGAGATGGCGGCACGGCTGGGGGTCAGCGTCAAGACAATCGAGACCCATCGTGCTGCGGTAATGCGCAAGCTCGGTGTCCACTCGGTGGTCGACCTGGTGCATTATGCACTGCGCAATAAGATCATCTCGATCTGA
- a CDS encoding histidine kinase, with the protein MSEEALSRPASRLYQGVRAKRTRVCVALAITIAVAAIGFHLAARHLSDESRYYEQAGMIARDVSAAAERVILASRTRVEVLSKLESLRQEHFAEFDTQLRDIPHSEESWFIVYDQTRKVLINTLRPYGYPDLPDVTASRPEAKEFISKFIRNGHTIIGSLQWAPVAQTYAIYVTTPVSATGDRHYGLLEAIRQSAFVNILPDIRFPASWSGGIIDWQGKNIANSGGPEVRSADAAVAGLIFETATRQDKQRLLIRRHGLRIHEAVLHRSSATQWISFVQMNRFDPTLRLVMLLAALATAGLIAAYAADLGLVVVRREILASVQGLTTALRVALERHAVTEQQLNRFWDQSADALCILRIASGGAIYLEATNRTFLQFMHVSHMRRRNLDWDQMDEERATLLRRCLDQQLPPGHTRRCLRQVREEGKIRNYEIRLSAQRASVFVSIRDVTEIAQAKSNLRRIGAQLLAAQDSERRRIARDLHDSTAQLLSAASMYLARAQAAVPSPTVHISDAQELIERSQQEIRTIAYVLHPPLLEERGLGAALGWYSGRLARQADIAIDVFVDDNVSAARPAPEIELALFRIAQEALSNAIRHSGCSAVRIALNSEAGGLLLRVKDNGQGLPHPVAMHDSGNSAVIEFGIGIYGMSERIRQLRGWLNIQEAKPSGTLVEAWIPELQ; encoded by the coding sequence ATGAGCGAGGAAGCCCTGTCACGCCCGGCGAGCCGCCTGTACCAAGGTGTCCGTGCCAAGCGGACCCGCGTCTGTGTCGCACTGGCCATCACGATTGCTGTGGCAGCTATCGGTTTCCATCTTGCGGCACGGCACCTATCCGATGAAAGCCGGTACTATGAGCAGGCCGGCATGATCGCACGTGATGTCAGTGCCGCTGCTGAACGTGTGATCCTGGCAAGCCGAACGCGGGTGGAAGTGCTTTCAAAGCTGGAGAGTCTGCGCCAGGAGCATTTTGCCGAGTTCGATACACAGCTACGAGACATACCTCACTCGGAGGAAAGCTGGTTCATCGTGTATGACCAGACTAGGAAAGTCCTGATCAACACACTTCGTCCTTATGGCTATCCTGATCTGCCAGATGTGACTGCGAGCAGGCCGGAAGCAAAGGAATTCATCAGCAAGTTCATCCGCAACGGTCACACAATCATTGGAAGCCTTCAGTGGGCTCCTGTTGCGCAAACCTATGCCATTTACGTGACGACGCCTGTTTCCGCCACCGGAGACCGCCACTACGGCTTGCTGGAGGCTATTCGGCAATCGGCTTTTGTCAACATTCTGCCCGATATTCGCTTTCCGGCATCCTGGTCCGGTGGAATCATCGATTGGCAAGGCAAGAACATCGCGAACTCCGGTGGCCCGGAAGTGCGGTCCGCAGATGCGGCTGTAGCGGGCCTCATCTTCGAGACCGCCACGCGCCAGGACAAGCAGCGCTTGCTGATCCGCCGCCATGGACTGCGTATCCACGAAGCTGTGCTTCATCGTTCGAGTGCGACCCAATGGATCAGCTTTGTCCAGATGAACCGATTCGATCCTACGTTGCGCCTTGTCATGTTGCTGGCAGCCTTGGCCACAGCCGGGCTCATTGCGGCCTATGCTGCCGACCTTGGCCTCGTGGTGGTCAGAAGGGAGATACTGGCCTCGGTCCAAGGACTGACGACGGCCCTGCGTGTCGCGTTGGAGCGGCATGCTGTGACAGAGCAGCAACTCAACAGGTTCTGGGACCAGTCGGCGGACGCGCTGTGCATCCTTCGTATCGCATCAGGCGGAGCCATTTACCTCGAGGCCACGAACCGTACCTTCCTCCAGTTCATGCATGTGTCGCATATGCGCCGGCGGAACCTGGATTGGGATCAAATGGATGAGGAACGTGCGACCCTGCTGCGTCGCTGCCTTGACCAACAGCTACCCCCGGGACACACGCGCCGCTGCCTACGGCAAGTGCGCGAGGAGGGGAAAATCCGCAACTACGAGATTCGCCTTTCTGCACAGAGGGCATCGGTTTTCGTCTCTATCCGAGATGTCACGGAAATTGCCCAGGCCAAATCAAACCTACGCCGAATTGGTGCCCAGCTGCTGGCGGCGCAGGATAGCGAACGGCGACGTATCGCCCGAGACCTGCATGACAGTACGGCGCAACTCTTGTCCGCAGCCAGCATGTACCTGGCAAGGGCACAAGCGGCTGTCCCGTCCCCGACAGTCCATATCTCGGATGCGCAGGAATTGATCGAGCGTAGCCAGCAGGAAATTCGTACCATCGCCTACGTCCTGCACCCTCCGCTCCTGGAGGAGCGGGGACTTGGTGCGGCACTCGGCTGGTACTCGGGACGTTTAGCGCGACAGGCTGACATTGCCATCGATGTGTTCGTCGATGACAATGTCAGCGCCGCACGACCAGCTCCGGAGATCGAGCTCGCCTTGTTCCGAATAGCTCAGGAAGCTCTGTCGAACGCGATCCGGCATTCCGGTTGTTCAGCTGTCCGTATCGCCTTGAACTCGGAGGCTGGAGGATTGCTCCTGCGCGTGAAGGACAATGGACAAGGACTGCCGCACCCGGTTGCGATGCATGACTCTGGTAATAGTGCTGTCATTGAGTTTGGGATCGGAATTTATGGTATGTCAGAGCGGATTCGGCAGCTCCGTGGTTGGCTCAACATTCAGGAAGCTAAGCCAAGCGGAACGCTGGTAGAGGCCTGGATTCCTGAACTCCAGTGA